A window of Campylobacter ureolyticus contains these coding sequences:
- a CDS encoding thiol:disulfide interchange protein DsbA/DsbL, with the protein MKISSIFKSVAKSIAVLALVVGVGANALEEGKDYVLLERVIPNAEGTVIKAFSYDCPFCYKYDKAVTKPVMEKVSDMKFVPYHLATKGVFGKYGSEVLAVAIAKDNADGVNLLDDKSKFKKAKFALYKAYHDKKERWGADASNQANVDAFLNTALAAAGIDKADFEAALNTDEVKNILNSWGMDNNGDAYMIAKVQGVPAFVVDGKYLIKTSAIKGIDQMADMIKELHSMK; encoded by the coding sequence ATGAAAATATCTTCAATTTTTAAAAGTGTTGCAAAATCAATTGCTGTTTTAGCTTTAGTAGTTGGCGTAGGAGCTAATGCTTTAGAAGAAGGAAAAGACTACGTTTTACTTGAAAGGGTTATTCCAAACGCTGAAGGAACAGTTATAAAAGCATTTAGTTATGATTGTCCATTTTGCTATAAGTATGATAAAGCAGTTACAAAACCAGTTATGGAAAAAGTTTCTGATATGAAATTTGTACCTTATCATTTAGCTACAAAAGGAGTTTTTGGTAAATATGGTAGTGAGGTTTTAGCTGTTGCAATTGCAAAAGATAATGCTGATGGAGTAAACTTATTAGATGATAAATCAAAATTTAAAAAAGCAAAATTTGCACTTTATAAAGCTTATCACGATAAAAAAGAAAGATGGGGAGCTGATGCAAGCAACCAAGCAAATGTAGATGCGTTTTTAAATACTGCTCTAGCAGCAGCAGGTATAGATAAGGCTGATTTTGAAGCTGCTTTAAACACTGACGAAGTTAAAAATATTTTAAATTCTTGGGGTATGGATAATAATGGAGATGCCTATATGATAGCAAAAGTTCAGGGTGTTCCTGCATTTGTTGTGGATGGAAAATATCTTATTAAAACAAGCGCTATTAAAGGTATAGATCAAATGGCTGATATGATCAAAGAACTTCATAGTATGAAATAG
- the pckA gene encoding phosphoenolpyruvate carboxykinase (ATP): MVNDLDKLGLTNIKEIYHNLSYDKLFEHEVKNKEGRVSDNGTFMVDTGIFTGRSPKDKYFVKQDPSQKYIAWGNINKPISKELFDKLYKKAKSQLSNSEIYIQDAFCGASISSRKSVRFVTQVAWQAHFVKNMFIRPTEAELKEFHPEFVVYNACKCVNEEYKKDGLNSEVFVIFNIEENIAVIGGTWYGGEMKKGIFSMMNYWLPLEGKLSMHCSANIGKDGDTALFFGLSGTGKTTLSTDSNRQLIGDDEHGWDDDGVFNFEGGCYAKCINLDPKSEPEIYAAIKKNALLENVVADENGKVDYSNGSKTENTRVSYPITHIKNRKENSQGNHPKNIIFLTADAFGVLPPVAKLNKEQAMYYFLSGYTAKVAGTERGITEPVATFSACFGEAFLPLHPTVYARLLGEKIDKHEVNVYLVNTGWSGGEYGIGKRMSIKATRTCINAILDGSINKCEFENFDIFNILIPKELNGVETKLLNPINAWADKKRYAELKLNLAKRFIENFKRYEDVKEGVEFAKAGPNL; encoded by the coding sequence ATGGTAAATGACTTGGACAAACTAGGACTTACAAACATAAAAGAGATATATCACAATCTTAGCTACGATAAACTTTTCGAACATGAAGTTAAAAACAAAGAAGGTAGAGTAAGTGATAATGGGACTTTTATGGTTGATACAGGTATTTTTACAGGAAGAAGCCCAAAAGATAAGTATTTTGTGAAGCAAGACCCATCGCAAAAGTATATTGCTTGGGGAAATATCAATAAACCTATTTCAAAAGAACTTTTTGATAAACTTTATAAAAAAGCAAAATCTCAACTTTCAAACTCAGAAATTTATATCCAAGATGCGTTTTGTGGTGCAAGTATTTCAAGCAGAAAAAGCGTTAGATTTGTAACTCAAGTTGCGTGGCAAGCACATTTTGTAAAAAATATGTTTATCCGTCCAACCGAAGCGGAGCTAAAAGAATTTCATCCTGAATTTGTAGTGTATAACGCTTGTAAATGCGTGAATGAAGAGTATAAAAAAGATGGTCTTAATAGTGAGGTTTTTGTCATTTTTAATATTGAGGAAAATATTGCTGTAATTGGCGGAACATGGTATGGTGGGGAGATGAAAAAAGGAATTTTTTCAATGATGAACTATTGGCTTCCACTAGAAGGAAAACTTTCAATGCATTGTTCTGCAAACATTGGTAAAGATGGTGATACAGCTTTATTTTTTGGACTTAGCGGAACTGGAAAAACCACTCTCTCAACTGATTCAAATAGACAATTAATAGGCGATGATGAGCATGGCTGGGACGATGATGGCGTATTTAATTTTGAAGGTGGATGCTATGCAAAGTGCATAAATTTAGATCCAAAAAGTGAACCTGAAATTTATGCAGCTATCAAAAAAAATGCACTCTTAGAAAATGTTGTAGCTGATGAAAATGGAAAAGTTGACTATAGCAATGGCAGTAAAACAGAAAACACAAGAGTAAGTTATCCAATAACTCACATTAAGAATAGAAAAGAAAATTCACAAGGAAATCACCCTAAAAATATCATCTTTTTAACAGCAGATGCATTTGGTGTTTTACCGCCTGTTGCAAAGCTAAACAAAGAGCAAGCAATGTATTATTTCTTAAGTGGATATACTGCAAAAGTTGCAGGAACTGAAAGAGGCATAACTGAGCCAGTTGCAACATTTAGCGCTTGTTTTGGAGAGGCATTTTTACCACTTCACCCAACAGTCTATGCAAGACTTTTAGGTGAAAAAATAGATAAGCACGAAGTTAATGTATATCTTGTAAACACTGGCTGGAGTGGTGGTGAATACGGCATTGGCAAAAGAATGAGCATAAAAGCTACAAGAACTTGCATAAATGCTATTTTAGATGGAAGTATAAATAAATGTGAATTTGAAAATTTTGATATTTTTAATATCTTAATTCCAAAAGAGCTTAATGGCGTTGAAACAAAGCTTTTAAACCCAATAAACGCTTGGGCTGATAAAAAAAGATATGCCGAGTTAAAACTAAATTTAGCAAAAAGATTTATAGAAAATTTCAAAAGATATGAAGATGTAAAAGAAGGCGTTGAGTTTGCAAAAGCTGGACCAAATTTATAA